Proteins encoded together in one Bacteroides zoogleoformans window:
- a CDS encoding aldose epimerase family protein, translated as MNKQILLTGIAALMLASCNQKPETRLTLSGLNPAAFKTTVNNAQTDLYTLRNKAGMEVCITNFGGRIVSIMVPDKNGTMQDVVLGFDSIADYINIPSDFGASIGRYANRINQGKIVLDGDTIQLPQNNFGHCLHGGPQGWQYQVFEAKQMDETTLELTRFSPDGDENFPGNVTAKVLFKLTEENAIDIKYSATTDKKTVINMTNHSYFNLSGNPAQAATDHILYVNADTYTPVDNTFMTTGEIAPVKDTPMDFSTPKAVGQDIANFDFDQLKNGNGYDHNWILNTQGDLTHMAAKLTSPVSGITLEVYTNEPGIQVYTGNFLDGTVKGKKGIIYNQRASVCLETQHYPDSPNKPEWPSAILEPGQTYNSECIFKFSVEK; from the coding sequence ATGAACAAACAAATCTTACTTACGGGAATAGCCGCTTTAATGCTGGCGTCCTGCAACCAGAAACCGGAGACCAGGCTAACCTTATCCGGCCTTAACCCCGCGGCTTTTAAAACGACCGTAAACAACGCCCAAACAGACCTTTACACTTTGAGAAACAAGGCCGGCATGGAAGTTTGCATCACCAACTTCGGAGGACGCATCGTTTCCATCATGGTGCCCGATAAGAACGGAACCATGCAAGATGTAGTATTGGGGTTCGACAGCATTGCCGACTACATCAACATTCCCAGCGATTTCGGCGCTTCCATCGGCCGCTATGCCAACCGCATCAATCAAGGTAAAATAGTGTTGGACGGCGACACCATCCAATTGCCGCAAAACAACTTCGGGCACTGCCTGCACGGTGGACCACAAGGCTGGCAATATCAAGTTTTCGAAGCTAAACAGATGGATGAAACCACATTGGAACTGACACGTTTCTCTCCGGATGGTGATGAGAACTTCCCGGGAAACGTTACGGCAAAAGTTCTTTTCAAGCTGACCGAAGAGAATGCCATCGACATCAAATATAGCGCTACCACGGATAAGAAAACGGTCATCAACATGACTAATCACTCTTACTTCAACTTATCCGGTAATCCGGCACAAGCCGCCACCGACCATATCCTGTATGTCAATGCCGACACTTATACACCGGTGGATAATACTTTCATGACCACCGGAGAAATTGCCCCGGTAAAAGATACGCCTATGGACTTTTCCACTCCCAAGGCCGTGGGGCAAGATATAGCCAACTTCGACTTCGACCAATTGAAAAACGGAAATGGATATGACCATAACTGGATACTGAATACACAAGGCGACCTCACCCACATGGCAGCCAAACTTACTTCTCCCGTAAGCGGCATCACATTGGAAGTTTATACCAATGAACCGGGAATTCAAGTTTACACCGGCAATTTCCTTGATGGAACAGTGAAAGGGAAAAAAGGAATCATCTACAACCAACGCGCTTCCGTATGCCTCGAAACACAACACTATCCGGACAGTCCTAACAAACCCGAATGGCCTTCGGCTATTTTGGAACCGGGACAGACCTACAACAGTGAATGTATCTTTAAATTTTCAGTAGAGAAATAA
- a CDS encoding NUDIX hydrolase: MSNYYDLNPKFHVGIDCIIFGFYKWELHLLLLKRNFKPAMGEWSLMGGFVQENESVDDAAKRVLCELTGLKDVYMEQVGTYGAVDRDPGDRVISVAYYALININEYDKDLVQQHNAFWVDINHLPPLIFDHPLMVENARSLIQQKVSSEPIGFNLLPKLFTLTQLQLLYQAIYGEELDKRNFRKRIAEMNFVEKTDKIDKTTSKRGAALYQFNEKVYRKSPKFKL, encoded by the coding sequence ATGAGTAATTATTATGATTTAAATCCAAAGTTCCATGTAGGGATAGATTGCATTATCTTCGGTTTTTACAAATGGGAACTTCATTTGCTCTTATTAAAACGAAACTTCAAACCGGCAATGGGAGAATGGTCGTTGATGGGCGGTTTTGTACAAGAAAATGAAAGTGTGGACGATGCAGCCAAACGAGTTCTGTGTGAACTCACAGGATTGAAAGACGTCTATATGGAACAAGTAGGTACCTATGGTGCTGTAGACCGCGACCCGGGCGATCGGGTCATTTCCGTTGCCTACTATGCATTAATCAACATCAATGAGTATGACAAAGACCTGGTGCAGCAGCATAACGCCTTTTGGGTTGACATCAACCACTTACCCCCGCTTATTTTCGATCATCCTCTGATGGTGGAAAACGCCCGGTCACTGATACAACAAAAAGTATCGTCCGAGCCTATCGGGTTCAACTTGTTGCCCAAGCTGTTCACCTTGACACAACTACAGCTCTTGTATCAAGCCATCTACGGTGAAGAGCTCGACAAACGTAATTTCCGCAAACGCATAGCCGAAATGAACTTTGTGGAGAAAACAGATAAAATAGATAAAACCACTTCCAAACGAGGTGCGGCATTGTATCAATTCAATGAGAAAGTATACCGCAAATCTCCGAAGTTTAAATTATAA
- a CDS encoding arabinan endo-1,5-alpha-L-arabinosidase, with the protein MKLIKWLNLFTLGCTLFISMASCDDDDNNSGELKLGTPTVTDIAVPTATVLSEVTACREDIDMGRTRIMSYGFCYGTTGTPTIHDATVKTTPDNGKMTASLTSLKGNTEYHVRAFATLYPNGIIYSDDVSFTTNAQSTISELNDYVPPTYADNYTDIADWNQRNKWNLANVHDPGIVLAEDGYYYMYQTDASYGNTHIAGGHFHGRRSKDLVNWEYLGGTMKSLPAWIIPQLNEIRKAMGLVETTPAEKDFGYWAPCVRKVKDGLYRMYYSIVVPGYINGTGSWGERAFIGLMENNNPANNDGWEDKGYVITNASDKGLDYMVKPDDWANCYFKWNAIDPSYIIDKDGKHYLIYGSWHSGIASIEIDANTGKPATVLPKPWGTANEIAPYGKLLATRRMGNRWQGSEGAEIIYNAQTGYYYLFVAYDALDVPYNTRVCRSKDINGPYIGIDGTDLTNNGGDMLPVVTHPYKFSNSEGWVGIAHCAIFDDGKGNWFYASQGRFPKDVPNINASNAIMMGHIRSIRWTKDGWPVVMPERYGAVPQVPITEKELVGNWEHIDLSYSYGKQKTSDNMTLSADHKVTDGSWKGATWTYDAVNERISFSNGVEVCLQREVDWEANPRTHTIVYAGYGSSKTYWGKKSR; encoded by the coding sequence ATGAAACTTATAAAATGGCTCAATCTCTTCACGTTGGGATGCACACTGTTTATAAGCATGGCATCCTGCGATGACGATGATAATAACTCCGGTGAACTGAAATTGGGCACACCCACTGTGACCGATATTGCAGTTCCCACGGCAACGGTTCTCTCGGAAGTAACAGCTTGCCGGGAAGATATTGACATGGGTAGAACACGGATAATGTCTTACGGTTTTTGTTATGGTACAACCGGCACTCCCACCATCCATGACGCTACTGTGAAAACAACTCCCGACAACGGAAAGATGACAGCAAGCTTAACAAGTTTGAAAGGTAATACAGAATATCATGTACGTGCCTTTGCCACCCTCTATCCAAATGGTATCATCTATTCCGATGACGTTTCATTTACAACCAATGCCCAAAGTACAATCTCCGAATTGAACGATTACGTTCCTCCGACTTATGCAGATAACTATACAGACATAGCCGACTGGAACCAACGCAATAAATGGAATTTGGCCAACGTACATGACCCCGGCATTGTTTTAGCTGAAGATGGTTATTACTATATGTATCAGACAGATGCTTCCTACGGCAACACGCACATTGCGGGCGGACACTTTCACGGACGGCGTTCCAAAGATCTTGTGAACTGGGAATATTTAGGAGGAACCATGAAGTCATTGCCGGCATGGATTATACCCCAACTAAATGAAATACGCAAAGCCATGGGATTGGTAGAAACCACTCCCGCCGAGAAAGACTTCGGTTACTGGGCACCCTGCGTACGTAAAGTGAAAGACGGGCTCTATCGTATGTACTACTCTATCGTGGTTCCCGGATATATCAATGGAACCGGAAGCTGGGGTGAACGCGCTTTCATCGGCCTGATGGAAAACAACAATCCGGCAAACAACGACGGTTGGGAAGATAAGGGCTACGTCATCACCAATGCTTCGGATAAAGGATTGGACTATATGGTAAAACCAGATGACTGGGCTAACTGCTACTTCAAATGGAACGCCATCGACCCCTCTTACATTATAGATAAAGATGGTAAACATTACTTGATTTACGGCTCTTGGCATAGTGGCATCGCTTCCATAGAAATAGATGCCAACACCGGAAAACCGGCAACGGTACTGCCCAAACCGTGGGGAACAGCGAATGAAATTGCACCTTACGGAAAACTGCTGGCAACCCGCCGGATGGGAAACCGTTGGCAAGGCTCGGAAGGGGCGGAGATAATCTATAATGCCCAAACCGGATATTACTATTTGTTTGTGGCTTACGATGCTTTGGATGTACCTTACAACACACGTGTATGTCGTTCGAAAGACATCAACGGCCCCTACATCGGCATTGATGGCACAGACCTCACCAACAACGGAGGAGACATGCTCCCCGTGGTTACGCATCCTTATAAATTCAGCAATAGCGAGGGATGGGTAGGTATTGCACATTGCGCCATCTTCGATGATGGCAAAGGTAATTGGTTTTATGCATCACAAGGCCGATTTCCCAAAGATGTACCCAACATCAATGCAAGTAATGCCATCATGATGGGGCATATCCGCTCCATCCGCTGGACAAAAGACGGATGGCCGGTGGTGATGCCCGAGCGCTACGGAGCGGTGCCACAAGTACCCATCACAGAAAAAGAGCTGGTGGGAAACTGGGAGCACATAGACCTCTCCTACTCTTATGGAAAACAAAAGACATCTGACAACATGACACTCTCTGCCGATCACAAAGTGACGGATGGAAGTTGGAAAGGCGCCACTTGGACGTATGATGCCGTCAACGAACGAATCAGTTTCAGCAATGGAGTGGAAGTATGTCTGCAACGCGAAGTAGACTGGGAAGCCAATCCAAGAACACATACAATTGTATATGCCGGATATGGCAGCAGTAAAACATACTGGGGCAAGAAGTCCCGCTAA
- a CDS encoding RagB/SusD family nutrient uptake outer membrane protein: protein MKKKLLYGIFALGIAATTLTSCEDMFGDFLDKQPSGELTGEEVFGDWGMMTQFHNDTYNFLRHGACRINRSWLDAATDLGETSYANGGVRTTFNIGNYYGGGGATELSDTWEVFYRGIRKCNMILTRIESVPRGAELSESDYLVKKQNYISEARFLRAWFYWELFLRYGPIPVVTEVLDPNGDLLGNYTTRPTLKEYVVDFILKELKECEDGLQPNDKNYKEYGRINRPMARALHSHIMLYMASPRYSAESSITWQQAADANKSFIDTYGGLYSLMQGVDAKTALTNAWLLTPAEGNKEMIFYRNDNTITWSGISNDTPVGEGGNGGLCPSQNLIDMYDMIDGNAPFQSYDETGAPVYNGMQPIVNPNGGYSDANMWSNRDRRLNASILFHGVIWGNGTINVVKGQRDNPLGNANATPTGYYVRKLIPESILSNNHGGKAYRIWSFIRYSEILLNYAEAVNEVEGPCEEVYKALDQIRHRAGITGNVADRTDLDTKEKMRNFIRKERTIELAFEEHRPWDVRRWNVAEKALGRDIIGIDVAADGSITRKVAQKRVFSEKMYLYPIPEGEYWKTGIKNNPGW from the coding sequence ATGAAAAAGAAATTATTATACGGCATTTTCGCCTTGGGCATTGCCGCCACTACCCTCACCTCTTGCGAGGATATGTTCGGCGATTTCCTCGACAAACAGCCAAGCGGCGAACTGACAGGCGAAGAAGTGTTCGGCGATTGGGGAATGATGACACAATTCCATAACGATACATACAACTTCCTGCGTCACGGAGCATGCCGCATCAACCGTTCTTGGCTGGATGCCGCCACCGATTTGGGTGAGACCAGCTATGCCAACGGAGGCGTACGTACCACCTTCAACATCGGCAACTACTACGGCGGAGGCGGTGCAACCGAGCTCTCTGATACTTGGGAAGTATTCTATCGCGGCATTCGTAAGTGCAACATGATACTGACCCGCATAGAAAGCGTTCCCAGAGGAGCTGAACTGTCCGAAAGCGACTATTTAGTGAAGAAACAGAACTACATTTCGGAAGCTCGCTTCCTGCGCGCATGGTTCTATTGGGAGCTCTTCCTGCGCTACGGCCCTATTCCCGTGGTGACCGAAGTACTTGACCCGAACGGCGACCTGCTGGGCAACTACACCACCCGCCCCACCCTGAAAGAGTATGTAGTGGACTTCATTCTGAAAGAACTGAAAGAGTGCGAAGACGGATTGCAGCCCAATGATAAAAACTACAAAGAATACGGACGCATCAACCGACCTATGGCACGCGCGCTCCACAGCCACATCATGCTCTATATGGCCAGTCCGCGTTACAGCGCCGAATCGAGTATCACATGGCAACAGGCTGCCGATGCCAACAAGAGCTTTATCGACACTTACGGAGGCCTTTATTCGCTGATGCAAGGCGTAGACGCCAAAACGGCACTGACCAATGCCTGGCTGTTAACACCTGCCGAAGGAAACAAAGAAATGATTTTCTACCGCAACGACAATACGATAACCTGGAGCGGCATTTCCAATGACACTCCGGTAGGAGAAGGCGGAAACGGCGGTCTCTGCCCTTCGCAAAATCTGATAGACATGTATGACATGATAGATGGAAACGCCCCATTCCAAAGTTACGACGAAACGGGAGCACCCGTATATAACGGTATGCAGCCGATTGTCAACCCGAACGGGGGCTACAGTGATGCCAACATGTGGAGCAACCGCGACCGGCGTCTGAATGCTTCAATCCTTTTCCATGGGGTCATATGGGGAAACGGAACCATCAACGTAGTGAAAGGACAACGAGACAATCCGCTGGGAAATGCCAATGCCACTCCAACCGGTTATTATGTGCGGAAGCTGATTCCGGAATCCATTTTGAGCAACAATCATGGAGGTAAAGCTTACCGTATCTGGTCTTTCATCCGCTATTCGGAAATTCTGCTGAATTATGCCGAAGCCGTGAATGAAGTAGAAGGACCTTGTGAGGAAGTGTACAAAGCGCTCGATCAAATACGCCACCGCGCCGGTATAACGGGTAATGTGGCCGATCGCACCGACCTTGACACGAAAGAAAAGATGCGCAACTTCATCCGCAAAGAGCGCACCATAGAGCTGGCATTTGAAGAACATCGCCCATGGGATGTGCGCCGATGGAACGTAGCCGAGAAAGCGTTGGGACGCGACATCATAGGAATAGATGTAGCCGCCGACGGCAGCATCACCCGCAAAGTGGCGCAAAAACGCGTATTCAGTGAGAAAATGTACCTTTATCCCATACCCGAAGGCGAATATTGGAAAACCGGCATCAAGAACAATCCCGGTTGGTAA
- a CDS encoding SusC/RagA family TonB-linked outer membrane protein, which yields MYKMNHIIKRMAKAGKALLPAVLLFVVSTMWAQSEQTLKGRVIDSEGNPIVGAVVNIAEQSRIVLTDKEGNFILKGVKPTDEICISSIGYKNAQVAVEFSDDFKVELTSDLDEYLHTTPVPFGRKAKKLLTEATSVVTGEELQKHPITVLQNAFTSTVNGVQTYEWSSEPGWTESAMYIRGIRTMNSNARAPLVMVDNVERDLSFLDAFPIENITILKDAAATAIYGMRGANGAIIVTTKRGEAGKTRIDFTQEAGFQMLSNKMENQNAYNMALTRNRVKYLNGDQPMYTDEQIEKYRRVCNGEELEGMDKYKYFNTNWFDELYRETAPTYKTNLQVSGGNDRARYYVSFSYLRQEGMWNDKWTNYNKDYNTGHTLNRWNLRSNLDIDVTKFLNVSLDLGGRIDNIQQPLTGVFSLITFGAVECDPTAPVFCPNGEIFAKAGVENAGKLLAASGKESNRRRNLYSTLNVNGDLSAILKGLKVNATVSFDSYEVFETSQANNVNSYNYDYLNLDVNDVSEIKYNKFSSYQALHYTSGAKGNQRAHYYNLNLAGGLSYEKSLGKHHIGARAFARAYRNQINVQEANNPQYNSSNRYLSYNGQVNYNYDNRYLLAGNISRMGSDNFREDNRWGTFYGGSLGWVASEEPWLKNNKHIGLLKLRTSYGRSGQANTGSGRYPYQNTYGTATGYGFGYNNSTSINGFAETKAGNANNIWEISDMLNIGLDFDFWKKKLYGQIDVFKEWRSNILVTRSGVPGILGISVAQDSYGKAETKGFEVTLGHRNHIRDFNFYVEGMLTYNTNKITEMDETEPNVPWQRKTGNRILDYTSVASLYEAPFNNTIGGWNRYKFVQWAADPNLIATNQQDAIDHPEKYPYHTSSNGNQRLGTAVFKDLNGDRQIDSNDMIPDTYTIIPELIPTLNFGFEWKGFDARAVLTAYLNRDVFFSPAISWSGWGNQGTHEVVKSWGYYTDDPSDPRNVNATYPRPVYGGYNAIDSDRDSGTYQNDIWIVNGNFLSLRNIEVGYSLPKKLIAKANLTKCRVYFSGYNLYTWDSMPAGIDPEKPMSYCWWYPKTRTFTFGINVGF from the coding sequence ATGTATAAAATGAATCATATCATAAAAAGAATGGCAAAAGCAGGCAAAGCCCTGCTGCCGGCAGTTTTGCTCTTTGTGGTCAGCACCATGTGGGCACAAAGCGAGCAAACATTGAAAGGCCGTGTTATAGACAGCGAAGGCAATCCTATTGTCGGTGCGGTAGTGAACATAGCGGAACAGAGTCGCATCGTCCTGACCGACAAAGAAGGGAACTTCATCCTGAAGGGTGTAAAACCAACCGATGAAATCTGCATCAGCAGCATAGGTTACAAAAATGCGCAAGTAGCCGTAGAGTTCAGTGATGACTTCAAAGTGGAACTGACATCCGATTTGGATGAGTACCTGCATACCACACCGGTGCCCTTCGGACGCAAGGCCAAGAAACTGTTGACGGAGGCCACCTCCGTGGTGACGGGAGAAGAACTCCAGAAGCACCCCATCACCGTGTTGCAGAATGCATTCACCTCCACCGTGAACGGTGTGCAGACCTATGAATGGTCCAGCGAACCGGGATGGACGGAATCGGCCATGTATATCCGCGGTATCCGCACCATGAACAGTAATGCCCGCGCACCGTTGGTGATGGTAGATAATGTGGAACGTGACCTCTCGTTTCTCGATGCGTTCCCCATTGAAAATATCACGATACTGAAAGATGCGGCCGCAACAGCCATCTACGGAATGAGAGGCGCTAACGGCGCCATCATCGTGACGACCAAACGAGGCGAGGCCGGCAAAACACGGATAGACTTTACTCAAGAGGCAGGCTTCCAGATGCTGAGCAACAAAATGGAAAACCAGAACGCTTACAACATGGCTCTGACCCGCAACCGGGTGAAGTATCTGAATGGTGACCAGCCGATGTATACGGACGAACAAATTGAGAAGTACCGCCGTGTATGCAACGGTGAAGAATTGGAGGGTATGGACAAATACAAATACTTCAACACCAATTGGTTTGACGAATTGTACCGGGAAACTGCACCTACTTACAAAACCAACTTGCAGGTAAGCGGCGGAAACGACCGTGCCCGCTACTATGTGTCGTTCTCATACCTGCGTCAAGAAGGTATGTGGAATGATAAATGGACAAACTATAACAAAGATTACAACACGGGGCATACACTAAACCGCTGGAACCTCCGTTCCAATCTGGACATCGATGTGACCAAATTCCTGAATGTGTCGCTGGACTTAGGCGGACGTATCGACAACATCCAACAACCACTGACCGGTGTGTTCAGCCTTATCACTTTCGGTGCCGTGGAGTGTGACCCCACCGCGCCTGTATTCTGTCCCAACGGAGAAATCTTCGCCAAAGCCGGCGTGGAAAATGCAGGAAAGCTGCTGGCCGCTTCCGGTAAGGAAAGCAACCGACGTCGTAACCTTTACTCTACCTTGAACGTCAATGGTGACCTGAGTGCCATTTTGAAAGGATTGAAAGTGAATGCTACCGTGAGCTTCGACTCTTACGAGGTATTTGAGACTTCTCAAGCCAACAACGTGAATTCATATAATTACGATTACCTGAATCTGGATGTGAACGATGTATCAGAAATCAAGTACAATAAATTCAGCTCATATCAAGCACTACATTATACTTCCGGAGCAAAAGGCAATCAGCGTGCTCATTACTACAACCTGAATCTGGCGGGCGGATTGAGTTATGAGAAAAGTTTGGGCAAGCACCATATCGGAGCCCGTGCTTTTGCGCGTGCTTATCGCAACCAAATCAACGTGCAAGAAGCCAACAACCCTCAGTATAACTCATCGAACCGCTATTTGTCATACAACGGACAAGTGAATTATAACTATGATAATCGTTACCTGCTCGCAGGCAACATCTCACGTATGGGTAGTGACAATTTCCGTGAAGACAACCGGTGGGGCACTTTCTATGGAGGCTCGCTCGGCTGGGTGGCTTCCGAAGAACCTTGGTTGAAAAACAACAAACACATCGGCCTCTTGAAACTGCGCACTTCTTACGGACGCTCGGGACAAGCTAATACCGGTTCAGGCCGCTATCCCTACCAAAACACGTATGGCACAGCCACGGGATACGGATTCGGCTACAACAACAGTACATCCATCAATGGTTTTGCAGAGACAAAAGCCGGAAACGCTAACAACATCTGGGAAATCTCCGACATGCTAAACATCGGTTTGGATTTCGACTTTTGGAAGAAAAAGCTCTATGGGCAGATAGACGTCTTCAAAGAATGGCGCTCGAACATCCTGGTGACACGCTCCGGCGTTCCCGGCATCTTGGGTATCTCCGTGGCCCAAGATTCTTATGGAAAAGCAGAGACTAAAGGTTTTGAAGTGACTTTGGGACATCGTAATCATATCCGCGACTTCAACTTCTACGTGGAAGGTATGCTGACATACAACACCAACAAAATCACAGAAATGGACGAGACGGAACCTAACGTGCCTTGGCAACGAAAAACAGGTAATCGCATTTTGGATTACACATCAGTGGCCAGTCTTTATGAAGCTCCGTTCAATAATACCATCGGTGGTTGGAACCGTTACAAATTTGTGCAATGGGCTGCTGACCCTAACCTGATAGCCACTAACCAACAAGATGCCATTGACCATCCGGAGAAGTATCCTTATCATACCTCTTCCAACGGCAACCAACGATTGGGAACCGCCGTGTTCAAAGACTTGAACGGTGACCGTCAAATTGATTCCAATGATATGATTCCGGATACCTATACCATCATTCCGGAACTCATCCCGACACTGAACTTCGGCTTTGAGTGGAAAGGCTTCGATGCCCGCGCCGTACTGACCGCATACCTGAACCGCGATGTATTTTTCTCGCCTGCCATCTCTTGGTCCGGATGGGGTAATCAAGGCACGCACGAGGTTGTGAAAAGTTGGGGCTATTACACCGATGACCCGTCAGACCCGCGCAACGTCAACGCCACTTATCCTCGCCCGGTATACGGCGGATACAATGCCATAGACTCCGACCGTGACAGCGGCACCTATCAGAATGACATCTGGATTGTGAATGGCAACTTCCTCTCACTGCGCAACATCGAGGTGGGATATTCACTTCCCAAAAAGCTGATAGCCAAAGCCAACCTCACGAAGTGCCGAGTTTACTTCAGCGGCTATAACCTCTATACGTGGGATAGCATGCCGGCTGGCATTGACCCGGAGAAACCGATGAGTTACTGTTGGTGGTATCCGAAGACTCGCACATTCACCTTCGGCATCAATGTGGGATTTTAA
- a CDS encoding RagB/SusD family nutrient uptake outer membrane protein — translation MKRYIKYMTAILLTANFSACSDFLDKEVDLALGPEDVFNKFENTRGNLANIYSYLPDAFAGYGDGQFLGASRDCMTDNAISFWNVHRYHAVLADSYSATNHWFAQNYWEKNFKAIRAANTFLTYAKESVIKNKETDNDDNRLYDRYIAEAKLLRAIFHFDLVSYFGAIPVLGENEEGKPIIFDYTNSEAMNQPRTDAAEALQWIADECDKVKDVLPFRYKQEDLNWGRLNGASAYALKARVLLYKASALNNPANDKSRWQAAANAAIAFIEKNNQQSNPYRLYTTADNNPKKNYYECFVSDPTPPHLNNEFILCRSEWTNTREIELFLTPCGFSGSANAVGRTNPTQNLVDSYETINGKPIDQDASYDPQHPYDNRDPRLEQTILHHGSIWGDANESEERAVDITYGSGKDYKALHGGTVTGYYTKKFLHNMSFKSPKLYTHACPIFRYAEILLNAAEAINEAEGPANAYQYVNRVRARVDMPAYKGMTQEQLRERIRNERRIELCFEDHRFFDERRWKLFEGKNASSERNEPRYKQVYNIYGVQVNPGSSNMYTYGSSDLYKARAFSSPKNYYFPIPDAEIKRLPRLKQNSGWELTTSETESTTTKQ, via the coding sequence ATGAAAAGATACATTAAATATATGACAGCCATCCTGCTGACAGCAAATTTCAGCGCTTGCAGCGACTTCCTCGACAAAGAGGTGGATTTAGCTCTGGGGCCGGAAGATGTATTCAATAAGTTTGAAAATACCCGGGGAAATCTGGCCAATATTTACAGCTACCTACCCGATGCCTTTGCGGGATATGGCGACGGACAGTTTTTAGGCGCATCACGCGATTGCATGACAGACAATGCCATCTCTTTCTGGAATGTACACCGTTATCATGCAGTGCTTGCCGACAGCTATTCGGCCACCAACCACTGGTTCGCCCAAAATTATTGGGAAAAGAATTTCAAGGCCATCCGTGCAGCCAACACTTTCCTGACGTATGCCAAAGAAAGCGTTATAAAAAACAAGGAAACAGACAACGACGATAATCGTTTGTACGACCGTTACATCGCTGAAGCCAAATTGCTCCGAGCCATCTTTCATTTCGATTTAGTGAGTTACTTCGGAGCTATTCCCGTATTGGGTGAAAATGAAGAGGGAAAGCCCATCATCTTTGATTACACTAACTCGGAAGCCATGAACCAGCCGCGTACGGATGCCGCCGAAGCCTTACAATGGATAGCCGACGAGTGTGACAAAGTGAAAGACGTACTCCCTTTCCGCTATAAGCAGGAAGACTTGAACTGGGGACGCCTGAACGGTGCCTCTGCATATGCATTGAAAGCAAGAGTCCTACTCTACAAAGCATCTGCTTTGAACAACCCCGCCAATGACAAAAGTCGATGGCAAGCAGCCGCTAACGCTGCAATAGCTTTTATTGAAAAGAATAATCAGCAGAGCAATCCGTATCGTCTGTATACAACGGCTGACAACAATCCGAAAAAGAATTATTACGAGTGCTTCGTATCAGACCCTACTCCCCCGCACCTGAACAATGAGTTCATCCTCTGCCGGTCGGAATGGACAAATACGCGAGAAATCGAATTGTTCTTAACTCCCTGTGGATTCAGTGGCTCTGCCAATGCCGTAGGACGCACCAACCCCACTCAAAATCTGGTGGACAGCTACGAAACAATCAATGGCAAGCCCATTGATCAAGATGCTTCTTATGACCCGCAGCATCCTTATGACAATCGTGACCCGCGTTTGGAGCAAACCATTCTGCATCATGGTTCGATATGGGGAGATGCCAACGAATCGGAGGAGCGTGCCGTAGATATCACTTATGGCAGCGGTAAAGACTACAAGGCACTGCATGGAGGTACGGTGACCGGATATTATACAAAGAAATTCCTGCACAACATGTCATTCAAGAGTCCCAAACTCTATACACATGCCTGCCCTATCTTTCGTTATGCCGAGATTCTGCTGAATGCTGCCGAGGCTATCAACGAAGCCGAAGGACCGGCTAATGCCTATCAGTATGTGAATCGGGTACGTGCCCGAGTGGATATGCCTGCCTATAAAGGCATGACACAGGAGCAACTGCGCGAACGCATACGCAACGAACGACGTATCGAGCTGTGCTTTGAAGACCACCGCTTCTTCGACGAACGCCGCTGGAAGCTGTTTGAAGGAAAGAACGCATCGAGCGAACGTAACGAGCCGCGCTATAAACAAGTGTATAACATATATGGTGTGCAGGTAAATCCGGGCAGCTCGAATATGTACACTTACGGAAGTTCCGACTTATACAAGGCTCGTGCTTTCAGCAGCCCGAAGAACTATTATTTCCCGATACCCGATGCGGAAATTAAGCGTCTGCCAAGGCTAAAACAAAACTCTGGCTGGGAGCTGACTACTTCTGAAACAGAAAGCACAACGACTAAACAATAA